The genomic DNA GTAAGATGTGTGCCAAAGTCAATGGAAATAAGAGAATTTGTGGCAAAGTTTTGGCCTTGAATGGTAATTATTGTGCCAATCGGGCCAGATGTAGGCGTAAGATTTGTAATCTCAGGAATGAAAGTAACATGGGTTGAGCAGGAAGCATAAGCTGTAACTACTCCTTCGGCACAACTTACCTCTGATGTGCCTGTAATGGTTGCATAGTTTGTAATAGTGGATGAACCCTGTTTTTGAATGAAATATTTGATGGTTGTTGAGCCTTCTTGATTAGGATTTAGCAATCCAAGGCTAAAGGTTTGAATACTTCCATTGGGTAATTGGTCTTTAAGAAAAACATCGGAAAGGACTGTTGTTCCTGTATTTTTATAATAAAGGGTATAGGTTATGGTTGATTGAGAGAGAGCAAAAGATGGACATTCTTTCCTTAATGAAATTCCTAAGACCCCACTCATAAGTTTAAAAAGCGTAGTAGCGCTCTTTCCATACTCATTTCTAGCCGTAATAACCTTTGTGCAAACAGGTTGAGTGTCCACCATAAAGGTTATGGAAAATGTGCCAGTTATACTTGATTCTCTTGCAGCTATGGTTGGATGTGTGCCAAAGTCTATAAAAACTTGGGTTTGGGTGGTAAACCCTTGCCCTTCTATGGTAACTATTGTTCCAATTGGACCTGAATTTGGATTAACCAAAGTAATTGCTGTCCAAGGCCAATAATCAACCCAATCAGATACCTTATCGCCTTGTCCTGATGGATTTGTTATGGGATGTTCTGGTCCAGAATTATGACCCCACCAATTAAAGGTTGCAGAGATGGTTCCTGTGCTTCCATCGTGATAAACGCCATAGCCTTTTGTTAAGTCGCCGTTTTTGTTGCCGAAGAGGTTGTTGCAATGGATTTCTGGGTTAGAAGAAGAACAAGAATATATTCCGTATCCTTTACCCGAAGGTATTCCCCATGCACCTTTGTTAATTTTTACTTCATTTCTTTCTATCTCTACATTGGAATCTATAATAAGAATACCCATCCCTTCTCCACCTTTTCCAAATGTAGATCCTAGGGCTCCATGTCCACCGCCTTCACCTGCGATATTATTGAATATAGTATTGTTGTTCAATTTTATATTGGATGAATCTTTAATAAATACTCCTGTTCCAGTTCCTCCCCTCCCACCTACTCCGCCTCCTTCTCCTACTGTTCCTCCTTTTCCTCCTATATTATTTGATATTATATTATTTGAGATTATAGTGTTTGTTGATGAAAAAAGGTATATTCCATTTCCTTGTTTGCCAGGCTCACCTTGTCCACCCTGTGTACATCCATTTTCTCCAATTCCTCCAACGATAGAGTTGTTTTTAATAATAAACTCTAGGCAATTTATAAGGACAATCCTTCCCAAGTTTGTTGACCCAGAGCCAACTAATGTTAAATTCTGATTTTCAATGGTTATTCCTGATTGGTTATAATAGTAATAAATAGGCTCACTATTATAGCTATTAGAAGAAGTAACTGTATTGTTATAGCTGTTTGGATCAATATAAATACCATAAGCATTTCCAAAAGCCCCGTAAGAAGCTTCTCCCGCATTAGCTGTATCTCCAACCCCTCTTTCTCCTCTTTCGCTTTTGCTTATGTAATTTTGCAAAAGCACATTATTACGAGAATTTGAAATATAAATTCCACATCCTATACCCCCTCTCCCTCCTGAGCTATGCCAGTAGTTAGGAGAA from bacterium includes the following:
- a CDS encoding IPT/TIG domain-containing protein encodes the protein MSIDPNVEVRFAQNTSLIVYGTLTAVGTPVGTITFTASSTTPSAGFWQSIKFSGANAKGTISYCNIGYAKQAVYLENTSGIVIINNFIHDNKGNDGYWYWFWATSGEVGCGIYLIGASSNTISANTIFKNQGGNGGNGIAPGDGYGGSGGIGCGIFLDNSNYNYSAFNILYGNKGGKGGDSPNYWHSSGGRGGIGCGIYISNSRNNVLLQNYISKSERGERGVGDTANAGEASYGAFGNAYGIYIDPNSYNNTVTSSNSYNSEPIYYYYNQSGITIENQNLTLVGSGSTNLGRIVLINCLEFIIKNNSIVGGIGENGCTQGGQGEPGKQGNGIYLFSSTNTIISNNIISNNIGGKGGTVGEGGGVGGRGGTGTGVFIKDSSNIKLNNNTIFNNIAGEGGGHGALGSTFGKGGEGMGILIIDSNVEIERNEVKINKGAWGIPSGKGYGIYSCSSSNPEIHCNNLFGNKNGDLTKGYGVYHDGSTGTISATFNWWGHNSGPEHPITNPSGQGDKVSDWVDYWPWTAITLVNPNSGPIGTIVTIEGQGFTTQTQVFIDFGTHPTIAARESSITGTFSITFMVDTQPVCTKVITARNEYGKSATTLFKLMSGVLGISLRKECPSFALSQSTITYTLYYKNTGTTVLSDVFLKDQLPNGSIQTFSLGLLNPNQEGSTTIKYFIQKQGSSTITNYATITGTSEVSCAEGVVTAYASCSTHVTFIPEITNLTPTSGPIGTIITIQGQNFATNSLISIDFGTHLT